A single genomic interval of Gossypium raimondii isolate GPD5lz chromosome 11, ASM2569854v1, whole genome shotgun sequence harbors:
- the LOC105800887 gene encoding O-fucosyltransferase 29, with amino-acid sequence MRQMANRFMAVHLSTLVRIGGGDKERYELREIRWETLPDIDAVGERRRGKCPLTPHEVGLMLRALGFENDAYIYVASGEIYGGEETLEPLKDLFPNLYTKEILANEDLKPFLPFSSCLATIDYIVCDESDVFVTNNNGNMAKILAGRRRYMGHKRTIRPNSKRLSSLLMQRDQMDWNTFAEKVKAVQRGFMGEPDEMRAGRGEFHEYPYSCICEKPASDIIAAGNNGGGDGDHHQSQQFKENEGLRKRSNEEEPVLGAKEDEDVFPD; translated from the exons ATGCGTCAGATGGCTAACCGTTTTATGGCAGTCCATTTGAG CACATTGGTTCGT ATTGGTGGAGGAGACAAGGAAAGATACGAGCTTAGAGAGATACGATGGGAAACATTGCCT GATATAGATGCTGTTGGAGAGAGAAGGCGAGGTAAATGTCCACTTACTCCTCATGAAGTAGGCTTGATGTTAAGAGCACTTGGTTTTGAAAACGACGCATACATCTATGTTGCATCTGGAGAAATATATGGTGGAGAAGAGACTCTGGAACCACTAAAAGATCTCTTTCCAAACTTGTATACAAAAGAGATACTTGCTAATGAAGACCTGAAAccttttcttcctttctcttctTGCCTTGCTACTATTGACTACATTGTTTGTGATGAAAGCGATGTTTTCGTCACCAATAATAATGGAAATATGGCCAAGATTCTTGCAGGTCGAAG GAGGTACATGGGGCATAAGAGGACCATAAGACCGAATTCTAAGAGGTTGAGTTCATTGTTGATGCAAAGGGATCAGATGGATTGGAATACCTTTGCGGAAAAGGTGAAAGCGGTTCAAAGAGGATTCATGGGAGAGCCAGATGAGATGAGAGCCGGACGCGGTGAATTTCATGAGTATCCCTATTCTTGTATCTGCGAGAAGCCGGCAAGTGATATTATTGCAGCAGGCAACAATGGTGGTGGTGATGGAGATCATCATCAATCACaacaatttaaagaaaatgaaggattAAGGAAGAGAAGTAATGAAGAAGAGCCTGTTTTAGGAGCCAAAGAGGATGAAGATGTATTTCCTGACTAA